TGTTCTTGATGCTTTTCAATAATGCCCCTAGCTATATAGCCACCGTAAGATTCCCCAGCAATTACGTACTCTTGGTTAGGAATTACAGCTTGGATAAAATCTAAAACAGCATTCAACATTTCATCAGAACTGCTTATTTCGTTATATTCTTTTGTTAATCCCATTCCAGGCAGGTCAATATAAATACGTCGCCACCCTTCCCTCTTTGTAAATATAGGTTCCATACAACCACTCATTAATCGATGGTCCGGAGAATAACCGTGTATCATTAAAATTGGTATACCTTCCCCTAAATCTTCATAATATATTTCAGCTTGGCGAACTTTGCAATATGCCATTTTAATCCTTCTTTCTATAAAAATCATTTTAACTAACAGTACCTATTCTCTTTTTGTTTCTTCAATTCCTTCTTCAACTATCCTGCCCCTTTAGTCCCATAAGAAAAAGCCTCCTTAAAGACAGCTTCGATCTTCGGTTATCGAACCCGAGTTCATTAGGAAAAGCGAACCTTATTAAAGAATCGCGCCCTACTGTGGAACAAGAACTGTTTGATATAAAGCTAATTTTAGGCAGTTTCAACTATATTCTTTTCCATTTTTAACTGGTATAATATGGATGATTTTGTTAGTGAAAGGGGAGAAAACGATGAATCAACTTGTATTTAAGCAATTTGAGATGACAAGAGAATATTTCATCAAGAATGTAGAGTCTGTTTCTAAGGAACAAACTGATGTGCAGCCAGATGGTTTTAATAACACAATTCATTGGCAGACAGGTCACGTTTTGACAATTACTGAACAAACTATGTTTAATTTCCCGCATGTAACAACTCACCTTCCCACGAATTATATAGAATTGTTTGGGAATGGCACAAAACCAGCTGATTGGACAGGGAATGTACCTGCCATGGATGAGCTGGTTGTACAGTTGAAAGATCAATTAACTCGTTTAAAGCAAATTCCTCCTGAACAGCTAGATCGAGATTTGGATACACCATTCCTAGGTTGTAAGACTGTTATAGAA
This sequence is a window from Brevibacillus sp. JNUCC-41. Protein-coding genes within it:
- a CDS encoding DinB family protein, translated to MNQLVFKQFEMTREYFIKNVESVSKEQTDVQPDGFNNTIHWQTGHVLTITEQTMFNFPHVTTHLPTNYIELFGNGTKPADWTGNVPAMDELVVQLKDQLTRLKQIPPEQLDRDLDTPFLGCKTVIELASLTLMHEATHMGQIQAMKRMIEHVSVKN